One Pseudanabaena sp. BC1403 genomic window, GCAAGCAGAGCAGATCGTTTGCCATCCTTATTACAGGTCGAACCTGAAATCAAATGTTTGAGTACTTGCTCCACCTCATCAATGACGAGATCGCAATCCACAAATTGGCGGGGATCGAAAGCAAGTAAGCTATCGACACAGGCTCCAACACGAGCGGAATAAGCCGAATCCGTAATAAATTGCCCATCAGCCATATCGAGATCGCCTTTGAAATCTGCATTCATCACCTTACACAGATTGCGAACCAAACTGACACGATGACCGAGCAAAGCCAACTTATCTGTCCCCGCCACGATCGCTGCAATTGCTTTAGTTTTCCCAGTCCCCTTAGCCGATTGCAACGCCACAATCCCAGTTTTAGGAATGTAATCGGGGATTTCATATCGATCCAATTGAAACATAACATTCATCGATAAACTCTTAAACGGCTTAAATGTAAGTTGGCAATCTTGTTGATGTTCCCACGTATAGGTATTGAGGGAGATAGCAGCTAAGTAAACCTGATGAAAAGCATCTATACCGCGCTCAACGATAAAATCATCAACCCCAGTTTTATCAGTACCTTCCAGCAAAGGCAGCTCAAGTACCTTAACGAGACAATCAGCATCCGCAAATAGCTTGCCCGTCTTGACCGTAGCCAGAAAAACATCATGCTTAGTTTTTTCCTTAGTTTCGGCATCAAAGCAGAAGCAGACCTGACGCTTGGGAGTCGCAAACTTAGTCAGATAGGGTTGCAAAGCCAACTTGCCATCTGCCCCCTGTATCCGCCCCATCGTAATCCCACTCAAAGCGATCGCCACATAACCCTGAGATAACAAGCAGCAAGCCTTTTTCATGCCCTCACAGATGAAGATCGGAATTTCAGGATGGGCAGCTACCCAAGACCAAAAATCAACAGAATCAGGTAAGACCGAGAAATCAACCTCAAGCCCATAGCGATCGGCTACTTTTTGCCATATTGATTGAGGGACTAAAGCAAAACCACCGACCTGTCCGCGTTTAGCAGGATTCTCATACTTACGGGGTTTACCCTTTTTATGATCGATTAGTGGGTTGCTAAGCTTGACTTGGAATACTTCAGATTTGCCGAGAATGGGATTCCAAGCATGAATAAGCGCTCCAAACATCTCTGGACGCTGTTGTTTACCAGATTGCCAGACAGTACGCCACTTAGCAGGATTCCAATTCAGAGCCTCATGGATTGGGTAGTTGACTTCACACCCACTTTCAATAATTTCATCTGCTATAATTTCTACATTATAAGTAAAAAGTTCAGGCTCGATCGCACTGCCATCAACCCATTCACGGTAAACTAAATCAGAGAAAGAACGTAGATCTAAAGTTGTTGATTTCATCTTTAATATTAAATAAAATAACTATAGTTTTGGTGCAAAACATTAAATTTAACGTTTTATGACACAAGAAATTGGCTCGGTTGCAACACCCGATAGGAGGATAATTTAAAAATGTAGGTGAGGATCTGTGTTGTTTCAGGAGAAATTAATTTAATAAAGCATAGTAGAAAAACCTAATTATTGGGAATACTTTTACCAAACTCTACCCTTTTATATATATTTTCGACATACAGATATCGTAAACCATCAAAAACGCACTTGAATATTGAGAGCTAGTTCATGAAAAAGCAAAAAGCAGACAAGGAGAAAAGCCTAAAAACAAAGACTTCAAAGGTGAAGGCTTCTAGAGTTATGCCCGATGTATCTGAGTATATTCGGCTATACAAAGAATCAAACTACCCGATTCGAGACATCGCAAAACACTATCAGGTATCGGTTTCAACGGTATATAACGCGATGGTCGTATCAGGGTTTAGTGAATTTAGACCCAAACATGCGCGAATGAGCCATACAAGGATGTCTAAAGAAGAACAGGCGATCGCCCTATACCAAACAGGAGTGACGAGGACAGCCGTAGTCCGAAAGCTCAATATCTCAGCCAAGACCCTTAACCAAGTACTAGAAAAGCATGGCATCCCGATCCGCCGAGGGATAGATTTAGTCACCTCAGCCAATCGCGCCGCCCAGTATCACAAAGCCTATAACGATCACCACTTAACCCTAAGAGAAACCGCAGAACTATTTGGAGTATCCCATCCAATTATCCTGCGGGAACTAAAGCGCAATGGCTACCCGATTAGGCAAAGCGTAGACTCCAAAAATCGTCCCACCTTTAAGCTAAAACATAAACTCGGAGGCATCGCAGGATTACCCACACCAAAACTGACACCCAAACAAAAAGAGCGTCGTCAGATCTTGATGCGGATCAGACAGAGACGCGAAGATAACCAAAAGCTCAAGCGCCTCAAGAACTACAACCGTGCCAAAGAATATTGGCAACTGATAAATGAAGGCGGGTTAGACTTTGAGGAAGTGGGTAAACTATTTGACCTGTCAGGTAAAACCATAGAACGGGTAATTGTCCAAGCAGGAATCGACATTTCCGAAGTAGCACGAAGAGAAAAAGCTGCCGCTTTCAAAGAAGAACAAGTGATCGCCCAGAAATACTGGGAGCTATATAGCAAACCAATGAGTCTAGACGAAGTGGGAGAAGTCTTTGGGCTAAGCGATTCCACGATCCGAGCCATGTTACTAAGACATGGGTATGAAATCAGGAAGCGCGGCAGGATTGAGAACAGCGATCGCAATCAGATGAAGCCAAGGCAGCCAAAACCAAAAAAAATTAAGCAGGAAGCCGTCATCCCAGCCGAAAATATGCAAGCAACAGGACAAGCATTAGATCTGCTGATTTCAAATACAAAAGTTAAGTAATCTGCATTATGAATAGCTTTTGCCGTAAATGTTACTTGTTTACAAAAACATATTAATCAGATTATTGAACATAGTGTTTTTTTCGATTGATGATATTTGCAACCAAAATCAACGCTGATCTTCATATACTCTCTGGGTTTCAGCACCATACCCAGAGAGGGACTAACATTTAGGGTGTCTCTATACTATTGACAGTAGTAACGATAAATCAAGGTTTCAACCTTACATTATTGAGAATACAGCTATTTTTAGAGAGACTCTTTAGTTGATAAAAAAAACACTATATCCAATGAATTGGATATAGTGTTTTTTCGATTAATAATCGGTGTAATAAAATCAACGCCGATCTTCATATACTCTCTGGCTTTCAGGCAAAACCCAAAGAGCGCACAACCCTTTCGTAACGTACTTACCATTGAGGATAATCAAAGCATCCTTAAGGTTTTGCTGGTCTTGCAGACAGGTCTTTAAAATGTCGCGATTCCAGTCCAAGAGATTCCTTGCCAGTTTGCCATCATCGCTCGCTAACCAGTCCAAATCCTTTGCTGTCTGGGGATTGAGGTTAGCTTGAGGAGATACAACCTTAGCGATCGCCAAGCCCGAAACCAGACCTGCCGCTAAACCAATCATCAACATCCCCGCACAGAAACCAATGAAGGGCAAGCTAATTGCCCGCCAATATCCTTGGGATTCCTGATGCTGTTTGTTTTTGATGATATTCGCGATCGCCTGACTAATCGCCACCTCCTGTTCTTTAACCGCAGTCTCGCGCAGAGTCGCCAGAAAGTCACGGAACTTTTGGATACCAACATCGAAGCCCTTGGCTAAGGCACTTTGGAGTAGGTTGGGCGCAGTGGCCACCGTGGCTGCGACTTGGGCATTGGACAGAAAAATCGCAATGTAAGGATCGTTTTGAGGGATGCCAGACTTAGCCACAATCTCGTAAATCTTGGCTTTGACAGTGGGATCGTAGTCATGGATGGCAATATCCAGATAGGTTTTAGGTTGAGGATCGCTATTCATACTAGGATTTGGATTCTTTTTTCTGGACGTTTTGAGGCAAGAGATTGGTGGACTCAAAGGCTTTGTAGGCATCTCTGAGGAAGGTTTTGATTTGATTCCTGCCAATGATGCCAAATTCAGCATAGTTAGAAGCCTCATCAAAAGTTAGGCGTTTAGCATTGATTTCAATGCGTCTGCCATCTCCCAATTTCGGAAAATCAATCACGGCTACACCATATTCTGCGATCGCCTTCTGGATTGCTTCATGCTCATGGAAATAGCCCCATTCATCGCAACGACCCCAGTTTTTGATAAACACATGGGTGATGTAGCCTTGGTAATGTTCCAGAGACTCGATGAATAGCTCGATTGAGTCACTTTCACCATCACTGACGAACCACTTGATGAAAGACACGCCATGCTCTTTGCCCAAGTCTAGTAAACCTTTGGTGTTAATCCATTGGGATACAGCGCGATGGGCTTGAGCGGGTAAATTGACGACGACAGTTTTCTTGAGCGCATAGTCAAAAATAGAATCAGGGACATCAGCCATTTTCTCGTTTTCGGAGAAAAAAGCCGCCTTGCTGTCTTTGTAAATATTGAGGACGGTTGGATTGCTGCGATCCGCTTCAATGCCAGCTAATGGGATGGCACGATCCTTTAGGTATTGGAGCATGGTTCGCGCAACCCAGCTTTTACCCACGCCACCTTTTTCACCATCGATCAGGTTAATAATTGCCATAAGGTTACCTCCTAGTAACGATTGTAGTGTTTCAAGATTTTCTGTTGTGCTAAGTAGTCATCATCGTCGTCATTTTCGTCCACATCATTTACAGGGAAAGACTTAGGGACGATACTTTTGGGCTTGCTAGGCTCAACTTGATTAGTCTGTTTTAGATC contains:
- a CDS encoding mobilization protein MobD-like protein, coding for MAIINLIDGEKGGVGKSWVARTMLQYLKDRAIPLAGIEADRSNPTVLNIYKDSKAAFFSENEKMADVPDSIFDYALKKTVVVNLPAQAHRAVSQWINTKGLLDLGKEHGVSFIKWFVSDGESDSIELFIESLEHYQGYITHVFIKNWGRCDEWGYFHEHEAIQKAIAEYGVAVIDFPKLGDGRRIEINAKRLTFDEASNYAEFGIIGRNQIKTFLRDAYKAFESTNLLPQNVQKKESKS
- a CDS encoding DUF6753 family protein, translated to MNSDPQPKTYLDIAIHDYDPTVKAKIYEIVAKSGIPQNDPYIAIFLSNAQVAATVATAPNLLQSALAKGFDVGIQKFRDFLATLRETAVKEQEVAISQAIANIIKNKQHQESQGYWRAISLPFIGFCAGMLMIGLAAGLVSGLAIAKVVSPQANLNPQTAKDLDWLASDDGKLARNLLDWNRDILKTCLQDQQNLKDALIILNGKYVTKGLCALWVLPESQRVYEDRR
- a CDS encoding helix-turn-helix domain-containing protein, which codes for MKKQKADKEKSLKTKTSKVKASRVMPDVSEYIRLYKESNYPIRDIAKHYQVSVSTVYNAMVVSGFSEFRPKHARMSHTRMSKEEQAIALYQTGVTRTAVVRKLNISAKTLNQVLEKHGIPIRRGIDLVTSANRAAQYHKAYNDHHLTLRETAELFGVSHPIILRELKRNGYPIRQSVDSKNRPTFKLKHKLGGIAGLPTPKLTPKQKERRQILMRIRQRREDNQKLKRLKNYNRAKEYWQLINEGGLDFEEVGKLFDLSGKTIERVIVQAGIDISEVARREKAAAFKEEQVIAQKYWELYSKPMSLDEVGEVFGLSDSTIRAMLLRHGYEIRKRGRIENSDRNQMKPRQPKPKKIKQEAVIPAENMQATGQALDLLISNTKVK